The following proteins come from a genomic window of Miscanthus floridulus cultivar M001 chromosome 2, ASM1932011v1, whole genome shotgun sequence:
- the LOC136536693 gene encoding uncharacterized mitochondrial protein AtMg00860-like encodes MNDVLCLFLHRFMLVFFNNILIFSSSWAEHLQDISIVLDALRAHRLHLKHSKCSFGGLLGSVPRPCDFSSGVTMDADKVAAVASWPTPRSTHGLRGFLGLTGYYRKYIHDFGVIAAPLTHLLHKDAFAWSDEADTAFQALKQALSIGPILQMPDFAK; translated from the coding sequence ATGAACGACGTGCTTTGCCTCTTCCTCCATAGGTTCATGCTGGTGTTCTTCAACAACATCCTCATTTTTAGCTCTTCATGGGCAGAGCACTTGCAGGACATCAGCATCGTCCTCGACGCGTTACGGGCGCACAGGCTCCACCTCAAGCACTCCAAATGCTCATTTGGGGGCCTCCTCGGTAGCGTACCTCGGCCATGTGATTTTAGCAGCGGTGTCACCATGGACGCCGACAAGGTGGCCGCTGTGGCATCGTGGCCGACCCCTCGATCCACCCATGGCCTACGCGGCTTCCTAGGACTCACCGGCTACTATCGAAAGTACATCCATGACTTCGGCGTCATCGCAGCCCCACTAACTCACCTCCTACATAAGGATGCCTTCGCTTGGTCCGATGAGGCAGACACGGCATTCCAGGCGCTCAAGCAGGCTCTGTCTATAGGCCCTATACTCCAGATGCCCGACTTCGCAAAGTAG